A segment of the Agromyces sp. H17E-10 genome:
GCTACATCGACGGCCTCGCCGGACTCTTCGTCGTCAACGCCGGCCACGGCCGCAAGCGCCTCGCCCAGGCGGGTGCGAAGCAGGCGGAGGAGCTCGCGTTCTTCCCGATCTGGTCGTACGCGCACCCGAAGGCGATCGAGCTCGCCGACCGTCTCGCCGACTACGCGCCCGGCGACCTCAACCACGTGTTCTTCTCCACCGGTGGCGGCGAGGCGGTCGAGACCGCCTACAAGCTCGCGAAGAACTACTGGAAGCTCATGGGCAAGCCGACCAAGTACAAGGTCATCTCGCGCGCCCTCGCATACCACGGCACCCCGCAGGGTGCGCTCGCCGTGACCGGCCTGCCCATCAAGGCGCCGTTCGAGCCGATCACCCCCGGCGGCCTCCGCGTGCCGAACACCAACTTCTACCGCGCCGCCGACATGGGCGCGCCGACCGAGAGCGAAGAGGCGTTCGGCATCTGGGCGGCGAACCGCATCGAGGAGCAGATCCTCATGGAGGACCCCGACACCGTCGCGGCCGTCTTCCTCGAGCCGGTGCAGAACTCGGGCGGCTGCTTCCCGCCGCCCCCCGGCTACTTCCAGCGAGTGCGCGAGATCTGCGACAAGTACGACGTGCTGCTCGTCTCCGACGAGGTCATCTGCGCGTTCGGCCGCATCGGCCACATGTTCGCGTGCGACGAGTACGGCTACGTGCCCGACATGATCACGTGCGCCAAGGCGATGACCTCGGGCTACGCCCCCATGGGTGCGACGATCATCAACGAGCGCATCTACGAGCCGTTCTCGAAGGGCGACACGACCTTCTACCACGGCTACACCTGGGCCGGTCACCCGGTCTCGGCGGCCGTCGCGCTCGAGAACCTCGACATCTTCGAGGAGGAGCACCTGCTCGAGCACGTGCGCGAGAACTCGCCGCTGTTCCGTGCAGAGCTCGAGAAGCTCAGCGACCTGCCGATCGTCGGCGACGTGCGCGGTGCCGGCTACTTCTTCGCCGTCGAGCTCGTGAAGGACAAGGCGACGCGCGAGACGTTCAACGAGGACGAGTCGGAGCGCCTGCTCCGCGGCTTCCTCTCGACGGCGCTGTTCGACGCGGGCCTGTACTGCCGCGCCGACGACCGCGGCGACCCCGTGATCCAGCTCTCGCCGCCGCTCACGATCGGCGTGCCCGAGTTCCAGGAGATCGAGCAGATCCTCCGGAGCGTGCTCACCGAGGCGTCCAACCGCCTCTGATCGCGCGGTGCGATCCCGAACCCGGTGGAGGCTCGTCCGAGCCGCCACCGGGTTCGTCGTCCCCGGCGATCATCGACCCGGTGCCGCATCCGGTCGGATGAAGGCCCAGTCGGGCAGCGCACCGCCGCCGAAGTACTGCTGCAGCAGGGCGGCCATGGTGTGATGCGGCTCCTCGGTCTCGACGAGGTCGAGCAGCGCCCCTGCGGCCGATCCGCGCCCGAGCGCCCAGCACAACCAGGCCGCGATGCAGATCGAGCCCGCACGGATGCCGGGCGGGGCATCAGCGATGATCGCCCGCACGATGTCGAGCGCACGTTCGATCCGGTCGGGCTCGGGTCGCAGGGTCGTCCGGCCCAGCAGGAGCCGGGAGAGGAACTCGCTCACCCCGAGCTCGCCGTCGTGGGCGGCGAACTCGCGCCGCACGAGCGCGTCGACCGATTCGCCCTGCGCCTCGGCTCGTTCGGCGAGATCGACCGCATCCTCGTGGGCGGCCGCACCGACGACCGGGCCGAACGCGAACTGCAGCATCATGCCGTCGCGGAACACCGGCCGCGCGGCGAGGTGCAGGAACCAGGCCCGCCGCAGCATCGAGGGCTCGTCGTTCTCGAGCAACCGCTCGACGAGTTCGACCGGGTCGACGTCGTCGCCGAGCGCGCGGAAGACGGCGTCCCCGACGCCCGCCCGCTCGATCCGCCGCAGCTCCCGCCGGATCGCCCGAGCACGACGTTCGTCGACCTCGGGGAGGTGCGCCCACGAGGTCGACGACTCCGCGGGTCGATCGGGGGCGAGCCCCGCAACGCGCGGCTCGACCAGGTCGGCGAGCGGCCGCCCGCCAGCAGGAAGGTCGTCGTCGAGATACGACCCCCAGCCGTCGGCCGCCCGGCAGAGCGCGTCGCGGATGCCGAATCCGGCTTCGCTCGCGCGACGGCAGAGCAGGTCGACGAGTCGCCGCTCAGGTGCATCGCCGTGCTGGGCGAAGGTCTCGTCGCAGTACGCGACGGGCGCGATCGCATCGACCCCCGGCATGCGGCAGAGCGTCGAGACGATCGCCGAGACGAGTGCGCTGCGATCGCGTGCCCGACGCGGCAGGTCGTGGCGCAGCACTCCGACCGTGCGACGCCCGTCGAACGCGACGCAGACGAGCGATCGCGACGGATGGAATCCCGCGAGGGTCGGCACGAGGGCGAGGAACTCTTGCGCCGATCCGGCGCGGATGATGGTGGTCATGTCCCGAGACTGGCGCGTCTCGACGGAGCGGCCGCTCCTGTGGACCGATCGCGTGCGACACCCCGCCTGTGGACGGCGAAGGCGCCACCCGTCCTCCACAGGCCCGGCATCGGGTGGGCGTTCCCACATGTCCGATTCCCGCGAACCGATGCGGGATGCCGCGGCTACGCTCGAACACATGACCACCGAGTACCTCATCCGCCTCGACAGCCCGATCGGCCGTCTCGAGGTCGTCGCCGACGACTCCGCCGTCCTCGCGCTGACGATCGAACGCGACGGCGTCCTCCCTCACGACGGCGAGCCCGAACGCACCAATCCCGTGCTCGAGCGGGCGCGAACCGAACTCGACGAGTACTTCGCCGGCACCCGGACCGGATTCGACGTCCCCGTCCGCTGGCACGGCACGCCGTTCCAGGAGTCCGTCTGGCGCGAACTGTCGCGCCTCGGCTGGGGCGAGGCCACCTCGTACGGCTCGCTCGCCGCTGCGGTCGGTCGACCCGGCGCCGCGCGGGCGATCGGCGGAGCGGTCGGGGCGAACCCGGTGCCGATCCTCGTCGGCTGCCACCGCGTGCTCGCCTCCGACGGCCGCCTCACCGGCTACTCGGGCGGCGAGGGCATCCCCACGAAGCTCTGGCTCCTCGGGCACGAGCGCATCGGTTTCGCAGCGTGAGCGTGATCCCCCGCCCCGACGTCGTCCTCGGCGACGACGGGCTCGCCCGCTGCGCATGGGGCGCCACCGATCCCGAGTACCGTCGCTATCACGACGAGGAGTGGGGCACGCCGCAGCACGATCCCGTGCGGCTCTTCGAGAAGGTGTGTCTCGAGGGGTTCCAGGCGGGGCTGTCGTGGATCACGATCCTGCGGCGGCGCCCGGCGTTCCGCGAGGTGTTCCACGGATTCGACGCCGAGCGCGTCGCCGCGATGACGGAGCACGACGTCGAGCGCCTGCTCGGTGATGCCCGCATCATCCGCCATCGCGGCAAGATCGAGGCCACGATCGCCAATGCGCGAGCCGTACTCGCCCTCGACGTTCCGCTCGACCAGCTGCTGTGGAGTTTCGCGCCGCCCGCGCGCACGGGCGCGCCCGCATCGTTCGCCGACGTGCCGGCCGTCACCGTCGAGTCGACCGCGATGAGTCGCGACCTCAGGCGGCGAGGATTCCGCTTCGTCGGCCCGACCACGATGTACGCGCTCATGCAGGCGTCGGGCATGGTCGACGATCACGTCGCCGGGTGTCACCGCGCGATGCATCATAGCGCTGCCTGAGCGCCTCGCACAGTGCGCAGAATGCGCGACTCGGAACTCTTGACACCGCCGATTCGCGCAGGCTACGTTGAGCCCACTTCGGGGGACGACGGGACGGGCAACGACGCTCGCCCCGCGGATCCGAGTCCGCTCGCCGATCCGGTGAGCGGTGATCGCTCACTCAGAAGGAGCACTGCATGCGATTCACGAGAACACTCGCGCTCGCCGCCACCGCGGCTGCCGCGTTCACCGTCGGCACGGTCATCCCGGCTGCCGGCGCAAGCCCGCTCGACGACGACTCGAGCGTTCCCTCGTACCAGGAGTTCGCGGCGTCGACGTATCGAGACGTCGACGGCGGCTATGTCGTCAACGGTGACGAACTGATCTCCGGCCAGAGCGACCTGCGGTCGTTCTACGACGTGCTCGTCGGGCCGCAGACGCCGACCGACGGTCTCATCGTCAACACCGTCAACGGCGCCGACGACAAGTGGTCGACCTCGCAGGTCGGCAACCTCACGTACTGCGTCAGCACGAAGTTCGGCACGCGTCACGACGACGTCGTCGCCGCCATGGCCGGCGGTGCCGCCCTGTGGGAGGCCGCCTCGTCGAAGATCGACTTCGTGTACGTGCCGAGCGCCGACGGCTCGTGCACGACGCGCAACAAGAACGTCCTCTTCTCGGTCGAGCCCGTGCAGACGTCGCAGTACATCGCCCGCGCGTTCTTCCCGAGCTCGCCCGACCGTCAGCAGAACGTGCTCGTCGACGACTCGATCTGGTCGTCGGGCTCGTGGACGCCGAGCAACATCCTCGGGCACGAGCTCGGCCACACCCTGGGCTTCCGTCACGAGCACACCCGCCCGGAGTCGGGCACGTGCTTCGAGGACAACAACTGGCGCCCGCTGACGCCCTACGACTCGGCGTCGATCATGCACTACCCCCAGTGCAACGGCTCGTCCGACGACCTGTCGATGACGAACACCGACCGTGCGGGTGCCGTCGCCCTGTACGGCAACTGAGGTTCGGCTCGATCGAGCTCTGAGCGCGAGCTCTGAGCGCGAGCGCTGAGCTCACCGCCAGAGTCCGCTGGACCCGGTCGCCTTCGGCCGGGTCCAGTGGGCCGTCACGAAGAGGCGGCCAGGCCGCCCGAGGTGCCCGGCCCCGTCCCTGTCCCCCGACGCGGGTCGGTCAGCCGTTCAGGCGACGAGCTCGACCTCGCGCGGCAGACTCGCACCGCGATCCTCGCCGAGCTGCATCGCGAAGCCCGCACCGGCGGCCCAGTCGAGCAGCTCCTCGACCGTGTCCGCCTCGGGACGCTGCTCGAGCACGGCGCGCGTGAATCGCCCCTTGGCCTGCTTGTTGAAGTGGTTGAGCGCACGCTTGCGCCCCGTGCCGTCGATCGAAACGACGCGCACGTAGACGCTGTCGGGTCTCGTAGGCGCCGGGCCCAACTCGGCGTAGCCCTCGGAGCGGAGATCGACGATGAGGCCCGGCGTCCGATCGAGTACGAGCGCCAGCGGCTCGCGCCAGAACGCCTTGAGGCGCAGGCCCGGCACCCGAGAGTCATGCGAGAGTCGGTACGCGGGAAGCGGGTCGAGTGCGCCCACCAGCCCGAAGAGCGCCGAGTGGACGACGACGGTGCGGGCGCCGAACCCGCGCGCCGACTCGTCCAGTGACGGGGCGTCGAGCGCGTCGTACAGCACGCCCGTGTAGCGATCGATCGCGGGCATGGTCGCCGACGTCGCGAGGTCGCGGTTGCGTGCCACCTCGAGTGCCTGGCGCGGGCCGAGCTTCAGCGCGCGCATCATCGCGTCGTGGTCGCCCGCGAGATCGACGACGGCACGCGTCAGCTGCGCCCGCGGCGCGCTGAGCTCTTCGAACGACAGCGCGTCGAGTGAGAGCGGCGCGCCCGAACCGCCGTCGCGCTTCGTCTCCGACGGCGGGAGCAGGAGCAGCACTACGAGCCGATGAAGGCGAGGGCCGCGTCGACGTTCGTCCCGAGCGATTCGACGCTGTCGATCGTGACGCGAGGCAGGGCCGACGACGGACCGGTCCACGCCGCATAGCCTTCCAGGCTCTGCTCGACCGCGCGCCACGTCGTCTCCTCGAGGTGCGGCAGCCCCCGCTCGCGCTTCTCGAGCCGGGAGCGGTGCAGCGCCTCGTCCGAGCAGACGACCTCGATCACACGGAGCTTCGCATCGGTGCGTGCGGCCAGATCGCGCCACTGCAGGCGAGCGGCCTCCGCGGCGTTCACGGCGTCGACGATCACGGTCCGGCCGGAGGCGAGCTCCTTCTCGGCGATCTCCTCGGCGACGAGGTACGCCGCCAGACCCGTGGGCTGGTCGGCATCGATCCCGGCCTTCAGGATCGCCGATTCGATCGGGTCGACGGACACGACGGTGGCGCCGAGCCGGGCGCCGACGATCTGTGCGATCGTCGACTTGCCCGCGCCCGGCAGCCCCGCCATGACGATGAGCTGGGTGACGCTCAGGTCACCGAACTGGCGGTCGAACGGCTGCTCCCCCGGCATCCGTTCCCCCTCAGGCGAGGTCGGCGCGGGACGCGACGACCTGCACCTGATCGGACTGGACCGAGAGGAAGCCGTCCTCGGCGGAAGCGGTGACCTTCTCACCGCCCGGCAGGGTGACCCGCACCTCGCCGCTCGCCAGGATCGCGAGCATCGGCTCGTGACCGGGGAGGATGCCGATCTCGCCTTCGACGGTCTTCGCGACCACCATGGCGGCCTCGCCCGACCACACTTCGCGGTCGGCCGAGACGACGCTCACATTGAGGGCGGCCATGCTCAGCCGTTCTCCTTCTGGATCTGCGCCCACTTCTCTTCGACGTCGGTGATCGGGCCGACGTTGAAGAACGCCTGCTCGGCGACGTGGTCGAAGTCACCCCGGGCGATGGCGTCGAACGACTCGATCGTGTCCTTCAGCGGCACGGTCGAACCCTCGACACCCGTGAACTTCTTCGCCATGTAGGTGTTCTGCGAAAGGAACTGCTGGATGCGGCGCGCGCGGGCCACGGTGATCTTGTCCTCTTCCGAGAGCTCGTCGACACCGAGGATGGCGATGATCTCCTGCAGCTCCTTGTTCTTCTGGAGGATCTGCTTGACCGTCGTCGCGACGCGGTAGTGGTCGGCACCCAGGTAACGGGGGTCCATGATTCGCGACGTCGAGGTCAGCGGGTCGATCGCGGGGTACAGACCCTTCGAGGCGATCTCACGCGAGAGCTCGGTGGTCGCGTCGAGGTGCGCGAACGTCGTGGCCGGCGCCGGGTCGGTGTAGTCGTCGGCGGGCACGTAGATCGCCTGCAGCGACGTGATCGAGTGACCGCGCGTCGAGGTGATGCGCTCCTGCAGGATGCCCATCTCGTCGGCGAGGTTCGGCTGGTAGCCCACCGCGGAGGGCATGCGGCCGAGCAGCGTCGACACCTCGGAACCGGCCTGCGTGAAGCGGAAGATGTTGTCGATGAAGAGCAGCACGTCCTGCTTCTGCACGTCACGGAAGTACTCCGCCATCGTCAGAGCCGAGAGGGCGACGCGCAGACGCGTCCCCGGCGGCTCGTCCATCTGGCCGAAGACGAGGGCGGTCTTGTCGAAGACGCCCGCCTCCTCCATCTCGTGGATGAGGTCGTTGCCCTCACGGGTGCGCTCGCCGACACCGGCGAACACCGACACACCGCCGTGGTCCTGCGCGACGCGCTGGATCATCTCCTGGATGAGGACGGTCTTGCCGACGCCCGCACCACCGAACAGACCGATCTTTCCACCCTGCACGTACGGCGTGAGGAGGTCGATCGACTTGATGCCGGTCTCGAAGAGCTGCGTCTTCGACTCGAGCTGGTCGAAGGCCGGGGGCTTGCGGTGGATCGGCCAGCGCTCGGTAACCTCGATCGTCTCGCCGGGCTCGAGGTTCAGCACCTCGCCCATGACGTTGAAGACCTTGCCCTTGGTGACGTCGCCGACGGGCACCGAGATCGGGGCACCGGTGTCGCGCACCTCCTGGCCGCGGACGAGTCCGTCGGTCGGCTTCAGGGCGATGGCGCGCACGAGGTCGTCGCCGAGGTGCTGCGCGACCTCGAGGTTCAGCGTCGTGGTCTCGCCGCCGATGGTGACGTCGGTCTGGAGCGCGTTGTAGATCTCGGGGATCGAGTCGTGCGGGAACTCGATGTCGACGACGGGGCCGGTCACTCGGGCGATGCGGCCGACGGCGACGGCCTGGTCAGCGACCATGTCGATGGTGTCAGTCATTCTGCTCACTCTTTCTGGATTTGCTACTTGGCGGCGACGAGCGCGTCCGCGCCGCCCACGATCTCGGAGATCTGCTGCGTGATCTCGGCCTGGCGCGCGTTGTTCGCCAGGCGGGTGTAGTCGGTGATGAGCTTGTCGGCATTGTCGGACGCCGACTTCATCGCCTTCTGCGTCGCCGCGTGCTTGGCGGCGGCCGACTGCAGGAGCGCGTTGAAGATGCGGCTCTCGATGTACACCGGCAGCAGGCCGTCGAGCACGGTCTCGACGTCGGGCTCGAACTCGTACAGGGGCTGCACGGTCGAGTCGGGCTCTTCGACGCCTTCGACGACCTCGAGCGGCAGGAGGCGCACGACCGTGGGGGTCTGCGTCATCATGCTGACGAAGGTGTTGTAGACGACGTGGATCTCGTCGACGCCGCCGTCGGCGGCGTCGCGCAGGAACGACTCGAGCACCGCGTCGGCGATCTCCTTGGCGAGCTCGAACTCGGGGTTCTCGCTCTGCCCGACCCACTGCTGCTCGAACTCGCGGTGGCGGAACTGGAAGTACCCGACCGCCTTGCGTCCGACGAGGAAGTACACGACCTCCTTGCCCTGCGAGCGGAGCAGCTCGGCGAGCTCCTCCGCCTCACGCAGGACCTGCGAGTTGAACGCACCGGCGAGGCCGCGGTCGCTC
Coding sequences within it:
- a CDS encoding F0F1 ATP synthase subunit epsilon, producing the protein MAALNVSVVSADREVWSGEAAMVVAKTVEGEIGILPGHEPMLAILASGEVRVTLPGGEKVTASAEDGFLSVQSDQVQVVASRADLA
- a CDS encoding DUF4192 family protein — its product is MTTIIRAGSAQEFLALVPTLAGFHPSRSLVCVAFDGRRTVGVLRHDLPRRARDRSALVSAIVSTLCRMPGVDAIAPVAYCDETFAQHGDAPERRLVDLLCRRASEAGFGIRDALCRAADGWGSYLDDDLPAGGRPLADLVEPRVAGLAPDRPAESSTSWAHLPEVDERRARAIRRELRRIERAGVGDAVFRALGDDVDPVELVERLLENDEPSMLRRAWFLHLAARPVFRDGMMLQFAFGPVVGAAAHEDAVDLAERAEAQGESVDALVRREFAAHDGELGVSEFLSRLLLGRTTLRPEPDRIERALDIVRAIIADAPPGIRAGSICIAAWLCWALGRGSAAGALLDLVETEEPHHTMAALLQQYFGGGALPDWAFIRPDAAPGR
- a CDS encoding zinc metalloprotease → MRFTRTLALAATAAAAFTVGTVIPAAGASPLDDDSSVPSYQEFAASTYRDVDGGYVVNGDELISGQSDLRSFYDVLVGPQTPTDGLIVNTVNGADDKWSTSQVGNLTYCVSTKFGTRHDDVVAAMAGGAALWEAASSKIDFVYVPSADGSCTTRNKNVLFSVEPVQTSQYIARAFFPSSPDRQQNVLVDDSIWSSGSWTPSNILGHELGHTLGFRHEHTRPESGTCFEDNNWRPLTPYDSASIMHYPQCNGSSDDLSMTNTDRAGAVALYGN
- a CDS encoding aspartate aminotransferase family protein, whose amino-acid sequence is MTDTVYDNAALQQQAKDHLWMHFARQSTMETSGVPIITRGEGHRVFDINGKSYIDGLAGLFVVNAGHGRKRLAQAGAKQAEELAFFPIWSYAHPKAIELADRLADYAPGDLNHVFFSTGGGEAVETAYKLAKNYWKLMGKPTKYKVISRALAYHGTPQGALAVTGLPIKAPFEPITPGGLRVPNTNFYRAADMGAPTESEEAFGIWAANRIEEQILMEDPDTVAAVFLEPVQNSGGCFPPPPGYFQRVREICDKYDVLLVSDEVICAFGRIGHMFACDEYGYVPDMITCAKAMTSGYAPMGATIINERIYEPFSKGDTTFYHGYTWAGHPVSAAVALENLDIFEEEHLLEHVRENSPLFRAELEKLSDLPIVGDVRGAGYFFAVELVKDKATRETFNEDESERLLRGFLSTALFDAGLYCRADDRGDPVIQLSPPLTIGVPEFQEIEQILRSVLTEASNRL
- the atpD gene encoding F0F1 ATP synthase subunit beta, with amino-acid sequence MTDTIDMVADQAVAVGRIARVTGPVVDIEFPHDSIPEIYNALQTDVTIGGETTTLNLEVAQHLGDDLVRAIALKPTDGLVRGQEVRDTGAPISVPVGDVTKGKVFNVMGEVLNLEPGETIEVTERWPIHRKPPAFDQLESKTQLFETGIKSIDLLTPYVQGGKIGLFGGAGVGKTVLIQEMIQRVAQDHGGVSVFAGVGERTREGNDLIHEMEEAGVFDKTALVFGQMDEPPGTRLRVALSALTMAEYFRDVQKQDVLLFIDNIFRFTQAGSEVSTLLGRMPSAVGYQPNLADEMGILQERITSTRGHSITSLQAIYVPADDYTDPAPATTFAHLDATTELSREIASKGLYPAIDPLTSTSRIMDPRYLGADHYRVATTVKQILQKNKELQEIIAILGVDELSEEDKITVARARRIQQFLSQNTYMAKKFTGVEGSTVPLKDTIESFDAIARGDFDHVAEQAFFNVGPITDVEEKWAQIQKENG
- a CDS encoding YaaA family protein, giving the protein MLLLLPPSETKRDGGSGAPLSLDALSFEELSAPRAQLTRAVVDLAGDHDAMMRALKLGPRQALEVARNRDLATSATMPAIDRYTGVLYDALDAPSLDESARGFGARTVVVHSALFGLVGALDPLPAYRLSHDSRVPGLRLKAFWREPLALVLDRTPGLIVDLRSEGYAELGPAPTRPDSVYVRVVSIDGTGRKRALNHFNKQAKGRFTRAVLEQRPEADTVEELLDWAAGAGFAMQLGEDRGASLPREVELVA
- a CDS encoding DNA-3-methyladenine glycosylase I — protein: MPRPDVVLGDDGLARCAWGATDPEYRRYHDEEWGTPQHDPVRLFEKVCLEGFQAGLSWITILRRRPAFREVFHGFDAERVAAMTEHDVERLLGDARIIRHRGKIEATIANARAVLALDVPLDQLLWSFAPPARTGAPASFADVPAVTVESTAMSRDLRRRGFRFVGPTTMYALMQASGMVDDHVAGCHRAMHHSAA
- a CDS encoding F0F1 ATP synthase subunit gamma — protein: MGAQLRVYRQKIKSAQTTKKITKAMELIAASRIQKAQARVAASTPYSRAITRAVSAVATYSNVDHVLTTEPEKIERAAIVILTSDRGLAGAFNSQVLREAEELAELLRSQGKEVVYFLVGRKAVGYFQFRHREFEQQWVGQSENPEFELAKEIADAVLESFLRDAADGGVDEIHVVYNTFVSMMTQTPTVVRLLPLEVVEGVEEPDSTVQPLYEFEPDVETVLDGLLPVYIESRIFNALLQSAAAKHAATQKAMKSASDNADKLITDYTRLANNARQAEITQQISEIVGGADALVAAK
- a CDS encoding methylated-DNA--[protein]-cysteine S-methyltransferase, which produces MTTEYLIRLDSPIGRLEVVADDSAVLALTIERDGVLPHDGEPERTNPVLERARTELDEYFAGTRTGFDVPVRWHGTPFQESVWRELSRLGWGEATSYGSLAAAVGRPGAARAIGGAVGANPVPILVGCHRVLASDGRLTGYSGGEGIPTKLWLLGHERIGFAA
- a CDS encoding AAA family ATPase — translated: MPGEQPFDRQFGDLSVTQLIVMAGLPGAGKSTIAQIVGARLGATVVSVDPIESAILKAGIDADQPTGLAAYLVAEEIAEKELASGRTVIVDAVNAAEAARLQWRDLAARTDAKLRVIEVVCSDEALHRSRLEKRERGLPHLEETTWRAVEQSLEGYAAWTGPSSALPRVTIDSVESLGTNVDAALAFIGS